The proteins below come from a single Candida albicans SC5314 chromosome 7, complete sequence genomic window:
- a CDS encoding uncharacterized protein (Ortholog of Candida albicans WO-1 : CAWG_05700), giving the protein MYTIIQKIKWPLVLCDFVFKNFNTNYRTLELLNLKESKLEKISICGGGIKKLDVDLFPISVKDLALVEMGIHELPASFKRLNNLRQLSLMGNQLRNVNSVKLPVLSLDVLNVRQCNLRLISPFLVSMLEEKNQNANLRVEATGNLNVNINDVRKVLKAIKGLSLELNRLNDSLLKISNHSYRLEAVYRDFDPYFETPQSSENEEVVSDYDSDDLYSGSVFYSDEEDNAYNNKKRKE; this is encoded by the coding sequence ATGTATACTATTATACAAAAGATTAAGTGGCCCTTAGTATTATgtgattttgttttcaaaaattttaatacTAATTACCGGACATTGGagttattgaatttaaaagaatcgaaacttgaaaaaattagtaTCTGTGGTGGTGGCATCAAGAAGTTAGATGTTGATCTATTCCCAATTTCTGTTAAAGATTTAGCTTTAGTGGAAATGGGGATCCATGAACTACCTGCTTCATTTAAAAGATTGAATAATTTACGACAGTTGTCACTAATGGGAAATCAATTGAGAAATGTAAATTCTGTCAAATTGCCAGTATTATCTTTGGATGTTTTAAACGTACGTCAATGTAACCTTCGTTTGATATCACcatttttggtttcaatgCTTGAGGAGAAGAATCAGAACGCAAATCTAAGAGTAGAGGCTACAGGAAATTTGAATGTGAATATAAATGATGTGAGGAAAGTATTGAAAGCAATCAAAGGACTCTCATTAGAGCTCAACAGACTCAATGATTCtctattgaaaatatcTAATCATTCTTATCGTTTGGAAGCTGTATATCGTGATTTTGATCCTTATTTCGAAACTCCCCAATCTTCAGAAAATGAAGAGGTAGTCTCCGATTATGATTCAGACGACCTTTACAGTGGAAGTGTGTTTTATCTGGATGAGGAAGATAATGCatataacaacaaaaaaagaaaggaatGA
- a CDS encoding uncharacterized protein (Ortholog of C. dubliniensis CD36 : Cd36_73260 and Candida albicans WO-1 : CAWG_05699), whose amino-acid sequence MATTINLMTSIANTDIDVFVGLGKLPSDVIRTIVDYLPKCMLPELLYFPPIREVVASAILSKMLISNVLQRNTDYSECNCDLLDITPKKLKRAIDQWNIFPKFVVIKDFNLFKAVLDLSPQVLHNAINLYGVFCVKSDADRQKSLEILVNSNVKFSHFALMNFGHVTTLPTVTTSLTLGDTTLASYMVDGLKRLHVSQGFIEERVTSYNFPSSLEDLEIEGPRSPKVILPPNLRKLRFATIPDSIESMPGQAAKMEELSLALPHIESFDEIGFVSPNLKILNIEYCGKLTNYDGLKKFQNLKELSIKYCNYPIGVFAGNLFPELKKFEYMGTDYDFGIPDFIPTDLFGTTLEFPPNLKYLSIKFASFMRVDLSTLVLPSKLKHLELWGVKLGFGYLHLSENLEYVRIRSPELEFDDNFRIPQKMKYFQVTANYFYFETSDFMYHLPDGLEHLQLVSRKDGDMGQLYNKVQWPKSLKIFRLHYFSFNPRSLAFLKLSKSCLEEIDIRGGHYKRLNADSLPKSVRVLILKKMGIQELCGSFERLNNLNKLLVTHTNLRNQAPIKLPVSSLSLIDLRYCKLDTKSPFVVSIRQEKNKNTCLKVKESDFWGMSDMEM is encoded by the coding sequence atgGCCACCACAATCAATCTCATGACATCCATTGCTAATACTGATATTGACGTCTTTGTCGGTCTAGGAAAACTTCCCTCAGATGTTATTAGAACAATTGTCGATTACTTGCCTAAATGTATGTTGCCAGAGTTATTATACTTCCCACCTATTAGAGAAGTTGTTGCATCTgcaattttatcaaagaTGCTAATTAGTAACGTTTTACAAAGAAACACGGATTATAGTGAATGTAATTGTGACCTTTTGGATATAAcgccaaaaaaattgaagcGGGCTATAGATCAATGGAACATATTTCCCAAATTTGTTGTCATTAAggatttcaatttattcaaagcTGTCTTAGATCTCTCTCCTCAAGTTTTACACAATGCTATAAATCTTTATGGCGTTTTTTGTGTCAAAAGTGACGCTGATCGACAAAAGAGTTTAGAAATACTTGTGAACTCCAATGTCAAATTTAGTCATTTCgcattaatgaattttggACATGTAACAACTTTACCTACTGTAACTACAAGTCTTACCCTAGGAGATACAACATTAGCTAGTTACATGGTTGACGGACTAAAGAGGTTACACGTGAGTCAGGGGtttattgaagaaagagTGACAAGTTATAATTTTCCGTCATCTTTAGAGGATTTAGAAATTGAAGGTCCGCGTTCACCTAAAGTGATTTTACCTCCAAATTTGCGTAAATTGAGATTTGCAACGATTCCGGACTCGATTGAATCGATGCCAGGGCAAGCAGCCAAAATGGAAGAATTACTGCTTGCTTTACCACACATTGAATCCTTTGATGAGATTGGCTTTGTTTCTCCaaacttgaaaatattaaatatcGAATACTGTGGCAAGCTAACCAATTATGACGgcttaaaaaaatttcaaaatttaaaagaattatcTATAAAGTACTGCAACTATCCAATTGGAGTATTTGCAGGAAACTTATTTCCTGAgttaaagaaatttgaaTACATGGGGACAGATTATGACTTTGGAATCCCAGACTTTATACCTACGGATTTATTTGGTACCACATTAGAGTTTCCGccaaatttaaaatatttatcgATAAAGTTTGCTAGTTTCATGAGGGTAGATTTGAGTACTTTAGTTCTTCCTTCCAAGTTGAAACATCTAGAACTTTGGGGTGTGAAACTTGGTTTTGGATACTTGCACCTTTCTGAAAATTTAGAATACGTACGTATCCGTTCACCAGAATTGGAGTTTGATGACAATTTCAGGATTCCTCAAAAGATGAAGTACTTTCAAGTAACCGCTAACTACTTCTATTTCGAGACATCAGATTTTATGTACCATTTACCAGATGGATTAGAACATTTACAATTGGTTTCGCGTAAAGATGGAGACATGGGTCAACTATATAACAAAGTTCAGTGGCCAAAGTCATTGAAGATATTTCGTTTACATTATTTTAGCTTTAATCCGAGATCATTGgcatttttgaaattgagtAAATCATGCCTTGAAGAGATTGATATTCGCGGTGGTCATTATAAGAGATTAAATGCAGATTCACTTCCAAAAAGCGTTCgagttttaattttgaagaaaatgggAATTCAAGAATTGTGTGGTTCCTTTGAACGGCTAAATAACCTAAACAAGTTGTTAGTCACACACACCAATCTTCGGAACCAAGCCCCTATAAAATTGCCAGTATCATCATTGAGCCTCATAGACTTACGATACTGTAAACTTGATACTAAGTCACCTTTTGTCGTGTCTATCCGACaggaaaagaataaaaacaCCTGCTTAAAAGTAAAAGAATCTGACTTTTGGGGCATGAGTGACATGGAAATGTGA
- a CDS encoding asparagine--tRNA ligase (Ortholog(s) have asparagine-tRNA ligase activity, role in mitochondrial asparaginyl-tRNA aminoacylation and mitochondrion localization), with translation MLIQSRFPLKALQQVSSKRFNSSSLNPTIKNQLSNPPPIGSIIEARGFVKSIRSSKKVGFVDITDGSISNNLNIVLQGPDQPKFKVGQSIVVKGDWTVGKGKQPFELKYNPENPQHAITILGDVTDDYPLQKKATSMSFLRNFPEIKHRTSTLGSFLRLRSHLEFKLMEFFQSRDFIKVTPPLITSSDCEGAGEVFKIEPLNDNNPKEPFFGKNAYLTVSTQLHLECLALALNRAWTLTPCFRAENSNTTRHLSEFWMLEAEISHVNNVDQVTTFTEDMIKFVTKSLVESSHSTELSDLGAGNGNDYLNGTYIEKDVVQSRWSNILSAERWPRMTYTEAIEYLNKTLPQDEQLIWGDSLQLKHERLLAEKSPIFITDYPESQKPFYMLKSANYNAENPTVACFDLLVPEFGELAGGSMREHDYQVLLANMKQENMNIEDMEWYLNLRKQGTIPHGGFGLGFERLISYLAGYDNVRDISAFPRAPELCNC, from the coding sequence ATGCTTATACAGTCAAGGTTCCCTCTCAAAGCTCTACAGCAAGTACTGTCGAAACGCTTTAATAGCAGTAGTCTCAACCCTACCATTAAAAACCAATTATCAAATCCTCCACCAATAGGATCAATAATAGAAGCTAGAGGGTTTGTTAAAAGTATTAGATCATCTAAAAAAGTTGGGTTTGTCGATATAACTGATGGTTCTATTAGTAATAATCTAAACATTGTTCTTCAAGGTCCAGATCAACCAAAATTTAAAGTTGGACAAAGTATAGTCGTGAAAGGAGATTGGACTGTTGGGAAGGGCAAACAAccatttgaattgaaatataatCCTGAAAATCCACAACATGCTATTACTATTTTAGGTGATGTGACTGATGATTACCcattacaaaaaaaagccaCTTCAATGTCATTTTTAAGAAATTTTCCTGAAATCAAGCATAGAACTAGTACATTAGGGTCATTTTTACGATTACGGTCACATTTggaattcaaattgatgGAATTTTTCCAATCAAGAGATTTTATTAAAGTTACACCTCCATTAATTACCAGTTCCGATTGTGAAGGTGCTGGAGAAGTGTTTAAAATAGAACCAttgaatgataataatcCTAAGGAACCATTTTTCGGTAAAAATGCATATTTGACTGTGTCTACTCAATTACATCTTGAATGTTTAGCATTGGCATTAAATCGTGCATGGACATTAACTCCGTGTTTTCGAGCtgaaaattcaaatacaaCAAGACATTTAAGTGAATTTTGGATGTTAGAAGCAGAAATTTCTCATGTTAATAATGTGGATCAAGTTACAACCTTCACTGAAGACATGATAAAATTTGTCACCAAATCATTGGTTGAAAGTAGTCATAGTACTGAGCTTAGCGATCTTGGTGctggtaatggtaatgaTTACTTGAATGGAACTTATATAGAGAAGGATGTTGTGCAGTCGAGATGGTCAAATATATTGAGTGCTGAAAGATGGCCACGCATGACATACACTGAagcaattgaatatttgaaCAAAACATTACCTCAGGATGAACAACTTATATGGGGGGATTCattacaattgaaacatGAAAGACTTTTAGCAGAAAAAAGTCCAATATTTATAACTGATTATCCAGAATCACAAAAACCATTCTATATGTTGAAATCGGCCAATTATAACGCTGAAAACCCAACAGTGGCatgttttgatttattagtaCCTGAATTTGGAGAATTAGCTGGAGGATCGATGAGAGAGCATGATTACCAAGTGTTATTGGCTAATatgaaacaagaaaatatgAATATAGAAGACATGGAATGGTATTTGAACTTGCGTAAACAAGGAACTATCCCCCATGGTGGATTTGGTTTAGGATTTGAGAGATTAATATCTTATTTGGCTGGTTATGATAATGTTAGAGATATATCTGCTTTTCCGAGAGCTCCTGAATTGTGTAATTGTTAA
- a CDS encoding proline--tRNA ligase (Protein with similarity to amino acid-tRNA ligase; stationary phase enriched protein; GlcNAc-induced protein): protein MALEQSLAQLSLATVASPENGKALPTKSLIFKPKTAKTATPIPLFVFALQDTTTPSNLIAKSAGVKEPRLAKDDLVEEFFKTTTKEVSIANLSKELAGKIKIVIDDNVLKAAKNEELLKLSTQSSAAVLSAKTVVEFLQSTGIEIIEVDFSAEPTQAPASASPGGSGAAASSKKEKKDDAKLEDAKLIGITVDKEKDFSSWYTQVVTKGEMLDYYDVSGCYILRPNSYFVWETIQDWFNARIKKLGVQNTYFPMFVSQRVLEKEKDHIEGFAPEVAWVTRAGNSELDEHIAIRPTSETVMYPYYAKWIRSHRDLPLKLNQWNSVVRWEFKHPQPFLRTREFLWQEGHTAHLTKDAAANEVLQILDYYAGVYEELLAVPVVKGKKTENEKFAGGDYTTTVEGFIAATGRGIQGGTSHHLGTNFSKMFNISVENPEGSEKPRIFAYQNSWGLSTRVIGVMIMTHSDNKGLVLPPRIAQYQAVVIPVGLTSKSTDAQRKEINEGAEKIEQSLRANGIRVTGDYREIYNPGWKFADWELKGVPLRFEFGPKDLAGNQVTIVRRNDGKKYTVKLDELDTEVPKLLDQMHDDLLTKAKQEFDEHRVKVDEWKDFVPTLNKKNVILSPWCGDADCEDDIKDSSAKKDDGEEEEVDEKAPSMGAKSLCIPFEQPELKEGQKCVKCDRKAVTYCMFGRSY from the coding sequence ATGGCATTAGAACAATCATTGGCCCAATTATCCTTGGCTACTGTCGCATCACCAGAAAATGGAAAGGCTTTACCAACCAAatctttgattttcaaaCCAAAGACTGCCAAAACAGCTACACCAATTCCCCTCTTTGTTTTTGCATTACAAGATACCACTACTCCATCAAATTTGATAGCCAAATCAGCAGGTGTTAAAGAACCAAGATTGGCCAAAGATGATTTAGTCgaagaatttttcaaaaccaCCACAAAAGAAGTTTCCATTGCCAATTTGTCCAAAGAATTAGCTGGTAAAATTAAGATTGtcattgatgataatgtttTGAAAGCTGCcaaaaatgaagaattgttgaaattatCCACTCAAAGTTCAGCAGCTGTTTTATCTGCTAAAACTGTAGTAGAATTTTTACAATCTACTGGTATTGAGATTattgaagttgattttTCAGCTGAACCAACTCAAGCTCCAGCTTCAGCATCTCCAGGTGGTAGTGGTGCTGCTGCTTCCTctaaaaaggaaaagaaagatgaTGCTAAATTAGAAGATGCTAAATTGATTGGTATCACTGTTGACAAGGAAAAAGATTTCTCTTCATGGTATACCCAAGTTGTCACTAAAGGTGAAATGCTTGATTATTATGATGTTTCCGGTTGTTACATTCTTAGACCAAATTCATACTTTGTTTGGGAAACCATTCAAGATTGGTTCAATGCCAGAATTAAGAAATTGGGTGTACAAAACACTTATTTCCCAATGTTTGTTTCTCAGAGAGTTttggaaaaggaaaaagacCATATTGAAGGTTTTGCTCCTGAAGTTGCTTGGGTCACTAGAGCTGGTAATTCAGAATTAGATGAACACATTGCTATTAGACCAACTTCTGAAACTGTCATGTACCCATACTATGCCAAATGGATTAGATCACATCGTGATTTAccattgaaattgaaccaATGGAACTCGGTCGTTCGTTGGGAATTTAAACACCCTCAGCCATTTTTAAGAACCAGAGAATTTTTGTGGCAAGAGGGTCATACTGCTCATTTGACCAAAGATGCTGCTGCTAACGAAGTTTTACAAATCTTGGATTATTATGCTGGTGTTtatgaagaattattagCCGTTCCAGTTGTTAAAGGtaaaaaaactgaaaatgaaaaattcgCTGGTGGTGATTACACTACCACTGTCGAAGGTTTTATTGCTGCTACTGGTAGAGGTATTCAAGGTGGTACTTCTCATCATTTGGGAACCAATTTCTCGAAAATGTTCAATATTTCTGTCGAGAACCCTGAAGGTTCAGAAAAACCAAGAATTTTCGCTTATCAAAACTCTTGGGGGTTGTCAACCAGAGTCATTGGTGTTATGATTATGACCCATTCTGACAACAAAGGTTTAGTGTTACCACCAAGAATTGCCCAATATCAGGCGGTTGTTATCCCAGTTGGTCTTACATCCAAATCCACTGATGcacaaagaaaagaaatcaatgaaGGGGCAGAAAAGATTGAACAATCTTTAAGAGCCAATGGTATAAGGGTTACTGGTGATTATAGAGAAATTTATAATCCAGGTTGGAAATTTGCTGATTGGGAATTAAAAGGGGTCCCATTACgttttgaatttggtcCTAAAGATTTGGCTGGTAATCAAGTTACTATTGTTAGAAGAAATGATGGGAAGAAATACACGGTTAAATTAGACGAGTTAGATACCGAAGTTCCAAAATTATTGGACCAAATGCatgatgatttattgaCTAAAGCtaaacaagaatttgatgaacATCGTGTTAAAGTTGATGAATGGAAAGATTTTGTTCCAACattgaacaaaaagaatGTTATTTTGTCTCCTTGGTGTGGTGATGCCGATTGTGAAGATGATATTAAGGACTCTTCTGCTAAGAAAGATGatggtgaagaagaagaagttgatgaaAAGGCTCCATCAATGGGTGCTAAATCGTTATGTATTCCATTTGAGCAACcagaattgaaagaagGTCAAAAATGTGTTAAATGTGATAGAAAAGCAGTTACTTACTGTATGTTTGGTAGATCTTATTAG
- a CDS encoding histidinol-phosphatase (Ortholog(s) have histidinol-phosphatase activity, role in histidine biosynthetic process and cytosol, nucleus localization), with amino-acid sequence MHTHHSHSGDYVSHAVDTLNDMVELYYKKGFQIICLTEHMPRLDNKYLYPEEIDKSYTIDNLNGDFTRYLNHARDLQLKYATKDKSSSGNMKIIIGFEVEGINIDHINYSQELLNKVQMSVGSVHFVNEIPIDFNKELWLKARESTKSKTTRELYNDYFELQYKVITQLKPTVVGHFDLIRLLQPEDDIDPTTGKLTKDVNLEIDWPDIWQLVIRNIKFVKSYGGLFELNSSALRKGWDTPYPKRDIANAIIEYGDSRFCLSDDAHSLSQVGIFYSKAWEYVESLGMENIYHLDLDDNGEVVISSKKIQELNNSLFWK; translated from the coding sequence ATGCACACACATCATTCACACAGTGGTGACTATGTATCTCATGCAGTGGACACTTTAAATGATATGGTAGAACTCTACTATAAAAAGGgatttcaaataatatgTTTAACTGAACATATGCCACGATTAGacaacaaatatttgtatcctgaagaaattgacaaATCCTACACTATAGACAATTTGAATGGTGACTTTACAAGATACTTAAATCATGCCCGtgatttacaattgaaatatgCCACTAAAGATAAGAGTAGTAGTGGGAATatgaaaataattattgGGTTTGAAGTTGAAGGAATAAACATAGATCATATAAATTATTCACAAGAGTTATTGAATAAAGTGCAGATGAGTGTTGGATCAGTTCATTTTGTTAATGAAATCCccattgatttcaataagGAATTATGGCTTAAGGCAAGAGAATCCACTAAAAGTAAGACAACTCGTGAATTGTATAAtgattattttgaattacAATATAAAGTTATAACACAATTGAAACCTACCGTTGTGGGacattttgatttgattcgATTATTACAACCAGAAGATGATATCGATCCAACTACTGGTAAACTAACTAAAGATGTCAatttagaaattgattgGCCTGATATTTGGCAATTGGTTATtagaaatatcaaatttgtTAAACTGTATGGTGGGTTGTTTGAACTTAATTCTTCTGCCTTGAGGAAAGGTTGGGATACACCATATCCAAAACGAGATATTGCCAATGCTATCATTGAATATGGTGATTCCAGGTTTTGTTTATCCGATGATGCCCATTCATTATCACAAGTAGGtatattttattcaaaagcTTGGGAATATGTTGAATCATTGGGTATGGAAAATATCTATCATTTGGATCTAGATGATAATGGAGAAGTGGTAATAAGTTCTAAAAAAATACAAGAGCTCAACAATTCTCTATTTTGGAAATAG
- the ENP1 gene encoding snoRNA-binding rRNA-processing protein (Protein required for pre-rRNA processing and 40S ribosomal subunit synthesis; associated with U3 and U14 snoRNAs; transposon mutation affects filamentous growth; repressed by prostaglandins; Spider biofilm induced), which produces MGKITTSDTKTKQRHNPLLKDISSQGGNLRTVPRSSSSSSSQKKKSSKKQRHNDEDDEENGGGEGFLDASSSRKILQLAKEQQDELEQEDEIQNKPSFAQSFKNQQIDSEEEEEEDEYSDFEEEEEVEEIVYDEEDAEVDPKDAELFNKYFQSNGEANNNDDDNSFQPTINLADKILAKIQEKESQQQQQQQSSPDNSNEDAVLLPPKVILAYEKIGQILSTYTHGKLPKLFKILPSLKNWQDVLYVTNPNSWTPHATYEATKLFVSNLSSNEATVFIETILLPRFRDSIENSDDHSLNYHIYRALKKSLYKPGAFFKGFLLPLVDGYCSVREATIAASVLTKVSVPVLHSSVALTQLLTRDFNPATTVFIRVLIEKKYALPYQTLDELVFYFMRFRNATINQDENMENMDIDQEKTTKVNNGPQLPVVWHKAFLSFATRYKNDLTDDQKDFLLETVRQRFHPLIGPEIRRELLS; this is translated from the coding sequence ATGGGGAAGATAACAACTAGTGATactaaaacaaaacaacgTCATAATccattattaaaagataTTTCATCCCAAGGTGGGAATTTAAGAACCGTTCCAagatcatcatcatcatcatcatcacaaaagaagaaatcatCAAAGAAACAAAGACATAACGATGAAGACGACGAAGAAAATGGTGGCGGTGAAGGATTTTTAGATGCTTCTAGTTCAAGAAAGATTTTACAATTGGCAaaagaacaacaagatgaacttgaacaagaagatgaaatacaaaataaacCTTCATTTGCtcaatcatttaaaaatcaacaaatagatagtgaagaagaagaagaggaagatgAGTATTCagattttgaagaagaagaagaagttgaagagATAGTatatgatgaagaagatgcaGAAGTTGATCCCAAAGATGcagaattatttaataaatatttccAATCCAACGGTGAagctaataataatgatgatgataattcatttcaaccaacaataaatttagCTGATAAAATCTTAGCCaaaattcaagaaaaagaatcccaacaacaacaacaacaacaaagcTCTCCAGATAATAGTAATGAAGATGCCGTATTGTTACCACCAAAAGTCATTTTAGCttatgaaaaaattggtcAAATTTTATCAACTTATACTCATGGGAAATTAcctaaattatttaaaattttaccaagtttaaaaaattggCAAGATGTATTATACGTGACAAATCCAAATAGTTGGACTCCTCATGCCACATATGAAGCAACTAAATTATTTGTGTCGAATTTATCAAGTAATGAAGCTACAGTTTTCATTGAAACTATCTTGTTGCCACGATTCCGTGATTCTATTGAAAATTCCGATGAtcattcattaaattatcATATTTATCGAGcattaaaaaaatcattatatAAACCAGGAGCTTTTTTCAAAGGGTTCTTGTTACCTTTAGTCGATGGTTATTGTTCTGTACGTGAAGCCACTATTGCTGCTTCAGTGTTAACTAAAGTTTCTGTCCCTGTTTTACATTCATCAGTTGCATTAACTCAATTATTAACTAGAGATTTTAATCCTGCTACAACGGTTTTCATTAgagttttaattgaaaaaaaatatgctTTACCTTATCAAACTTTAGATGAATTAGTATTTTATTTCATGAGATTTAGAAATGCTACTATTAATCAAGATGAAAATATGGAAAATATGGATAttgatcaagaaaaaaccACCAAAGTCAATAATGGTCCTCAATTACCAGTGGTATGGCATAAAGCATTCTTATCATTTGCTACTCGTTATAAAAATGATCTTACTGATGATCAAAAAGATTTCTTATTAGAAACAGTAAGACAAAGATTTCATCCTCTAATTGGTCCTGAAATTCGTAGAGAATTACTAAGTTAG
- the DED81 gene encoding asparagine--tRNA ligase (Putative tRNA-Asn synthetase; genes encoding ribosomal subunits, translation factors, tRNA synthetases are downregulated upon phagocytosis by murine macrophage; protein enriched in stationary phase yeast cultures): protein MSQSIYVNEKSGVDTTEAKGTQEKPYATPAFALYTHPDAKVFVYKQSEEDAEKFEYVEISASALKKAKKGVEGLKKKAEKQAKLEEQKKQQQATAKLAELDLSSIEEDKSLPSAQKIKIRQLKDHLDTRVLVQGWVHRLRVQKGLAFITLRDGTGYLQCVLTGDLAKAKQTQELTIESTVAIKGVISKLPEGKTAPGGVELKADHYQIIALAPGGDESFTNKVQENADPNLLLDQRHLALRGESLSAVMKVRAAYSAAIRRFFTEEGLTEVTPPCMVQNQVEGGSTLFKLDYYGEEAYLTQSSQLYLETCLASLGDVYCIQESFRAEKSHTRRHLSEYTHIEAELVFITFEDLLTHLEKLLSKTIQYVLEDPVAGPIVKQLNPDFKAPKAPFKRMEYIEALDWLNEHGIPNEDGEKFKFGDDIAEAAERKMTDTINEPILLTRFPAEIKSFYMQRCKDDPRVTESVDVLMPNVGEITGGSMRIDNYDELMAALKRENLNLDSYYWFTDVRKYGSAPHGGYGIGLERQLAYMLNRYTVRDCSLYPRFTGRCKP from the coding sequence ATGTCACAATCTATATATGTTAACGAAAAGTCTGGTGTAGACACCACTGAAGCTAAGGGTACACAAGAAAAACCATATGCTACTCCAGCTTTTGCATTGTATACTCATCCTGATGCCAAAGTATTTGTTTACAAACAATCTGAAGAGGATGCTGAAAAATTCGAATACGTTGAAATCTCCGCTTCTGCCTTAAAGAAAGCTAAAAAAGGTGTTGAAggattgaaaaagaaagctgAAAAGCAAGCCAAATTAGAAGAACAAAAGAAGCAACAACAAGCCACTGCCAAATTAGCCGAATTagatttatcatcaattgaagaagacAAATCGTTACCATCAGcccaaaaaattaaaatcagACAATTGAAAGATCATTTGGATACAAGAGTACTTGTGCAAGGTTGGGTTCATCGTTTGAGAGTTCAAAAAGGTTTAGCTTTTATTACTTTAAGAGATGGCACTGGTTATCTCCAATGTGTTTTAACTGGTGACTTGGCCAAAGCTAAACAAACTCAAGAATTAACTATTGAATCCACTGTTGCCATTAAAGGTGTTATTTCCAAATTACCAGAAGGTAAAACTGCTCCGGGTGGAGTTGAATTGAAAGCTGACcattatcaaatcattgCTTTAGCTCCAGGTGGTGATGAATCTTTCACCAATAAAGTTCAAGAAAACGCCGATCCAAACTTGTTATTGGACCAACGTCATTTGGCCTTAAGAGGTGAATCATTGTCTGCTGTCATGAAAGTCAGAGCTGCTTACCTGGCTGCTATTAGAAGATTCTTTACCGAAGAAGGTTTAACTGAAGTCACTCCACCATGTATGGTGCAAAACCAAGTTGAAGGTGGATCCactttattcaaattagaCTACTATGGTGAAGAAGCTTACTTGACCCAATCATCTCAATTGTACTTGGAAACCTGTTTAGCATCTTTGGGTGATGTTTACTGTATCCAAGAATCATTCAGAGCTGAAAAATCCCACACTAGAAGACATTTAAGTGAATATACTCATATTGAAGCTGAATTGGTGTTCATAACATTTGAAGACTTATTGACccatttggaaaaattacTTTCCAAGACCATTCAATATGTTTTGGAAGACCCAGTTGCTGGACCAATTGTCAAACAATTGAACCCAGATTTTAAAGCACCAAAAGCGCCATTCAAAAGAATGGAATATATTGAAGCCTTGGATTGGTTGAACGAACACGGTATTCCAAACGAAGAtggtgaaaaattcaaattcgGTGATGACATTGCTGAAGCCGctgaaagaaaaatgacTGATACCATTAACGAACCAATTTTATTGACTCGTTTCCCAGCagaaatcaaatctttCTATATGCAAAGATGTAAAGATGATCCAAGAGTCACTGAATCTGTGGATGTATTGATGCCAAATGTTGGTGAAATTACTGGTGGTTCAATGAGAATTGATAACTATGATGAATTAATGGCTGCTCTTAAGAGAGAAAACTTGAACTTGGATAGTTACTATTGGTTCACTGATGTGCGTAAATACGGTAGTGCTCCTCATGGTGGTTACGGTATTGGGTTAGAAAGACAACTTGCTTACATGTTGAACAGATACACTGTACGTGATTGTTCATTGTACCCACGTTTCACTGGAAGATGTAAGCCATAA